Proteins encoded in a region of the Oscarella lobularis chromosome 5, ooOscLobu1.1, whole genome shotgun sequence genome:
- the LOC136187716 gene encoding ankyrin repeat domain-containing protein 16-like, which translates to MWSPRRKKRKKSSNRLQSDAGKSKRANLLTSPSRSTIDRLRTIIEGKEWDELRNFLSTEKGFRPEQFGNSFLLFHFVAGRQFETEEEAHESLSYALVGKNEDKEIEKQSWRKLRPLHCACKWGNIFGVEWLVSRGANLNVEDDRGHTPYSCACASSVDTMKKMLCLENHGYRLLPGDIVWAAENRFLSSEKADEIFRYLVSKKGLSVNAIEDKNTPLHIACSDGVIFGVKWLVEHKASVNNSFNKWGETPFMCACGSSIDRLLKVRYLTENGADIRVKDHAGKTAFSHATDSYSKVSDDVKDVLRYLVIEKGLDINSVYYEKGRTPLLKACSHDSTSFGVIQQLIELGADVSARDEDKRNALHLAARNYSKVDKSIFNLLIKEGVDVTCQDKKGNAPHQVTNDVEIKALLQEHYDAALSSGLQQEMNTVASADPVEKSCNSESFPSDDASVPDNLMRTYAAIAASKWEEIGVLLGIASGEFEAIRNFTSCNTLRMYKVLEAWKNQAESPSVGTLLARFKEVGISRRAINVKFAELYG; encoded by the exons ATGTGGTCTCCTCGccgaaagaagcgaaagaagtcgTCTAACCGCTTGCAAAGTGACGCTGGCAAATCGAAAAGGGCGAACCTGTTGACATCCCCGTCTCGCTCtaccatcgatcgattgagAACGATAATCGAGGGGAAAGAATGGGACGAACTGAGGAATTTTCTTTCGAcggaaaaaggatttcgacCTGAGCAG TTCGGCAACTCTTTCTTATTGTTTCACTTCGTGGCGGGAAGACAGTTCGAgacggaagaagaagcgcATGAGTCGCTTAGCTATGCACTCGttggaaaaaatgaagataAGGAAATTGAAAAGCAATCATGG AGGAaactccgcccacttcactgtgcgtgcaagtggggaaatatttttggcgttgaatggctcgtcagtcGCGGTGCAAATCTCAACGTGGAAGATGAT AGAGGACATACGCCTTATTCTTGTGCCTGTGcaagttccgttgacacaatgaagaaaatgctctGTCTGGAAAACCATGGCTACCGTTTGTTACCAGGAGATATT GTATGGGCAGctgaaaatcgatttttgtcATCTGAAAAAGCGGACGAGATTTTTCGTTATCTTGTCAGTAAAAAGGGATTGAGCGTCAACGCTATTGAAGACAAG AACACTCCTCTACATATTGCCTGCTCGGATGGAGTCATTTTTGGAGTGAAATGGCTCGTGGAACACAAAGCTTCGGTTAATAATAGCTTCAACAAG tGGGGCgaaacgccttttatgtGTGCATGTGGAAGTTCTATCGATCGTTTATTgaaagttcgctacttgACTGAAAATGGAGCTGACATTCGAGTgaaagatcac GCTGGGAAGACGGCTTTTTCTCACGCCACCGATAGTTACTCAAAGGTTTCAGATGACGTGAAAGATGTCCTTCGATATCTCGTCATTGAGAAAGGCCTTGATATCAATTCCGTATATTATGAG AAGGGAAGAACACCGTTGCTGAAAGCATGTAGTCATGATAGTACTTCTTTCGGcgtcattcagcaactaattgaattaggagctgaCGTTTCTGCCAGAGATGAG GACAAACGAAATGCCTTGCACCTGGCTGCAAGAAACTATTCAAAGGTAGACAAGTCAATTTTCAATCTATTGATAAAAGAAGgtgtcgacgtcacgtgtcaagACAAG AAAGGAAATGCGCCTCATCAGGTGACCAACGATGTTGAAATCAAAGCTCTCCTTCAAGAGCATTAC GATGCCGCACTATCTTCTGGCCTCCAACAAGAAATG AATACGGTTGCCTCAGCTGATCCTGTTGAAAAGAGTTGCAATTCCG AGTCTTTTCCTTCTGACGATGCCTCGGTACCGGACAATTTAATGAGAACATACGCTGCCATTGCCGCATCAAAATGGGAAGAAATCGGTGTTTTGCTTGGCATTGCCTCGGGTGAATTCGAGGCGATTCGTAATTTTACTTCCTGCAACACCCTTCGTATGTACAAGGTGCTAGAGGCGTGGAAAAACCAAGCGGAAAGTCCATCGGTAGGCACGCTTCTAGCGCGTTTCAAGGAGGTTGGAATCAGTCGAAGAGCCATCAATGTGAAATTTGCAGAACTGTATGGGTAG
- the LOC136187713 gene encoding hemicentin-2-like isoform X1 produces the protein MDATPEMGFSVKFFPGTWPSSVRLIASFFIFTFFCSTVCSDVVAVEVYRESVARLECPHSSRQITWKKLLPRHRSIVLSSTGNARLQTVGALLLISPVSIDDAGHYVCKGSSGAATTFVVTVLEPRLEVVSDSVKAIVGQDETTLTCTLYGNDAYFTWNVHGNERHIVSHDRFTNHVVVVELRKRYVYSLRITNVRLDDAGKYVCTAHLYDDVKLSREISLHVGRPPRINRSYENTLSVEIGSDLNLFCNISTSKEFYYVKWLKDGKSVLDSTSSPLADRFPLLIENAMAESSGNYTCYAENKFGSDQVTFDVHVAGAPMEPRNVSIQFDCFHDGDGELVVAWLAPNVHPNYFSPDRYVVNIMSYNVSASNREACQLDTFSVNATSLWQEFRRECRAHVVYMAEVQSVFTAANLRSRFTRATNASKTQNFSTTTLRNWLLSVDGPFVQLVLYQPRLTCCRQKRGTSLSDLVTMLKSRLRLVSGFSAGHYRLVVGGTSRRALSLVFQAAFRNFASVSEIARVLTRFNHWLPVRDGRVNIGKCSFLVDQYCNSVHWDGFTEICSYGFIKGLKCRNMYKYFPRS, from the exons ATGGATGCTACACCTGAGATGGGTTTCAGTGTGAAattttttcctgggacaTGGCCGTCTTCTGTACGCCTcattgcttcttttttcatCTTTACTTTCTTCTGTTCTACTG TTTGCTCCGATGTCGTTGCAGTTGAAGTTTACAGAGAATCGGTTGCGAGGCTGGAGTGCCCTCACTCAAGTCGACAAATCACTTGGAAAAAGCTTTTGCCACGTCATCGTTCCATAGTCTTATCATCGACAGGGAATGCAAGACTTCAGACTGTGGGAGCTCTTCTTCTTATATCACCGGTTTCGATTGACGATGCAGGACACTATGTGTGCAAAGGCAGTTCGGGCGCGGCGACAACGTTCGTTGTCACGGTCCTTGAACCCAGACTCGAAGTCGTCTCTGACTCCGTCAAGGCGATCGTCGGTCAAGACGAAACGACTTTGACGTGCACTCTCTACGGCAACGACGCGTATTTTACGTGGAACGTCCATGGCAACGAGCGGCACATCGTTTCTCACGATCGATTTACGAATCACGTAGTGGTGGTGGAGTTGCGGAAGCGATACGTTTATTCGTTGAGAATAACGAACGTGCGTTTGGATGACGCCGGAAAATACGTGTGCACGGCTCATCTATATGACGACGTTAAATTGAGTCGTGAGATCTCGTTACACGTGGGTCGTCCTCCTAGAATAAATCGTTCATATGAGAATACTTTGTCTGTGGAAATTGGAAGTGATCTTAATCTCTTTTGTAATATTAGCACTTCGAAGGAGTTTTACTATGTGAAGTGGTTAAAAGACGGAAAGAGCGTGTTGGACAGTACGAGCTCTCCGCTGGCGGACCGATTCCCGTTGTTGATAGAGAATGCGATGGCCGAGTCTTCAGGAAATTACACGTGCTACGCAGAAAACAAATTTGGTTCGGACCAAGTTACGTTTGACGTTCACGTGGCAG GTGCACCAATGGAGCCTAGGAACGTCTCTATTCAATTTGACTGTTTTCACGATGGAGATGGGGAATTAGTTGTCGCTTGGCTTGCACCGAATGTTCACcctaattatttttctcctGACAGATACGTTGTCAATATTATGTCTTACAATGTCAGCGCTTCCAATAGAGAGGCGTGTCAATTAGACACTTTCAGCGTCAATGCGACGTCTCTCTGGCAGGAGTTTCGGCGAGAGTGTCGCGCTCATGTTGTGTACATGGCTGAAGTGCAATCTGTGTTTACCGCAGCGAATCTGCGCAGTCGTTTCACCAGAGCGACGAATGCTTCTAAAACTCAAA ATTTTTCAACGACTACTTTACGCAACTGGCTCCTTTCAGTCGATGGTCCTTTTGTTCAGCTCGTTCTCTACCAGCCCAGGTTAACGTGCTGTCGTCAG AAGCGTGGTACTTCTTTATCCGATCTTGTGACGATGCTAAAGAGTCGTCTTAGACTGGTTAGTGGCTTTTCTGCGGGACATTACAGGCTGGTAGTAGGCGGGACCTCTCGCCGAGCTCTTAGTCTGGTGTTTCAAGCCGCTTTTCGCAATTTCGCTAGCGTATCTGAAATTGCCCGTGTTTTGACGCGTTTTAATCACTGGCTGCCTGTGAGAGATGGGCGAGTGAATATTGGGAAGTGCTCTTTTCTTGTGGATCAATACTGTAACAGCGTTCACTGGGATGGCTTTACCGAGATTTGCTCTTACGGCTTTATTAAGG GGTTGAAGTGCAGGAATATGTATAAATATTTTCCGCGAAGCTAA
- the LOC136187713 gene encoding hemicentin-1-like isoform X2, with amino-acid sequence MDATPEMGFSVKFFPGTWPSSVRLIASFFIFTFFCSTVCSDVVAVEVYRESVARLECPHSSRQITWKKLLPRHRSIVLSSTGNARLQTVGALLLISPVSIDDAGHYVCKGSSGAATTFVVTVLEPRLEVVSDSVKAIVGQDETTLTCTLYGNDAYFTWNVHGNERHIVSHDRFTNHVVVVELRKRYVYSLRITNVRLDDAGKYVCTAHLYDDVKLSREISLHVGRPPRINRSYENTLSVEIGSDLNLFCNISTSKEFYYVKWLKDGKSVLDSTSSPLADRFPLLIENAMAESSGNYTCYAENKFGSDQVTFDVHVAGAPMEPRNVSIQFDCFHDGDGELVVAWLAPNVHPNYFSPDRYVVNIMSYNVSASNREACQLDTFSVNATSLWQEFRRECRAHVVYMAEVQSVFTAANLRSRFTRATNASKTQNFSTTTLRNWLLSVDGPFVQLVLYQPRLTCCRQKRGTSLSDLVTMLKSRLRLRI; translated from the exons ATGGATGCTACACCTGAGATGGGTTTCAGTGTGAAattttttcctgggacaTGGCCGTCTTCTGTACGCCTcattgcttcttttttcatCTTTACTTTCTTCTGTTCTACTG TTTGCTCCGATGTCGTTGCAGTTGAAGTTTACAGAGAATCGGTTGCGAGGCTGGAGTGCCCTCACTCAAGTCGACAAATCACTTGGAAAAAGCTTTTGCCACGTCATCGTTCCATAGTCTTATCATCGACAGGGAATGCAAGACTTCAGACTGTGGGAGCTCTTCTTCTTATATCACCGGTTTCGATTGACGATGCAGGACACTATGTGTGCAAAGGCAGTTCGGGCGCGGCGACAACGTTCGTTGTCACGGTCCTTGAACCCAGACTCGAAGTCGTCTCTGACTCCGTCAAGGCGATCGTCGGTCAAGACGAAACGACTTTGACGTGCACTCTCTACGGCAACGACGCGTATTTTACGTGGAACGTCCATGGCAACGAGCGGCACATCGTTTCTCACGATCGATTTACGAATCACGTAGTGGTGGTGGAGTTGCGGAAGCGATACGTTTATTCGTTGAGAATAACGAACGTGCGTTTGGATGACGCCGGAAAATACGTGTGCACGGCTCATCTATATGACGACGTTAAATTGAGTCGTGAGATCTCGTTACACGTGGGTCGTCCTCCTAGAATAAATCGTTCATATGAGAATACTTTGTCTGTGGAAATTGGAAGTGATCTTAATCTCTTTTGTAATATTAGCACTTCGAAGGAGTTTTACTATGTGAAGTGGTTAAAAGACGGAAAGAGCGTGTTGGACAGTACGAGCTCTCCGCTGGCGGACCGATTCCCGTTGTTGATAGAGAATGCGATGGCCGAGTCTTCAGGAAATTACACGTGCTACGCAGAAAACAAATTTGGTTCGGACCAAGTTACGTTTGACGTTCACGTGGCAG GTGCACCAATGGAGCCTAGGAACGTCTCTATTCAATTTGACTGTTTTCACGATGGAGATGGGGAATTAGTTGTCGCTTGGCTTGCACCGAATGTTCACcctaattatttttctcctGACAGATACGTTGTCAATATTATGTCTTACAATGTCAGCGCTTCCAATAGAGAGGCGTGTCAATTAGACACTTTCAGCGTCAATGCGACGTCTCTCTGGCAGGAGTTTCGGCGAGAGTGTCGCGCTCATGTTGTGTACATGGCTGAAGTGCAATCTGTGTTTACCGCAGCGAATCTGCGCAGTCGTTTCACCAGAGCGACGAATGCTTCTAAAACTCAAA ATTTTTCAACGACTACTTTACGCAACTGGCTCCTTTCAGTCGATGGTCCTTTTGTTCAGCTCGTTCTCTACCAGCCCAGGTTAACGTGCTGTCGTCAG AAGCGTGGTACTTCTTTATCCGATCTTGTGACGATGCTAAAGAGTCGTCTTAGACTG CGTATCTGA
- the LOC136187718 gene encoding uncharacterized protein produces MFVSSLLCAATLFSLGSLGEIIRCGQKEVDSQTRLFSFKRQSITKAEVIGPALENEAIEMVFRLTNTYSVMGQTRTIITSYRCFKDKNELFQRQFRTASCIAGTVKLRFYRVQKEDAGNYTCVLNVVLANHSLSATIKLEVLQKPDVEEIDLQLNKTVNLTCSGYLNNSPVIWYKGEIRLNCTSYCFQLTLKNVAFDDAGEYHCKRVNTAAEVSTLKMFYVKVSDKPELLNLTFGKEGLELEIRDNYSPTTEIRLYCHVPKRNFPVIEIPSSCRNLTCFLPKVVVRKEIENVMTHSHLCQEVTCTVRAKNKNGLSEEKLMSFKFWNRETCQSEVNESTTTVIVPKDEDSGTTESTTKENKGHQLRWLIFLLLPVLATFVFFTCSYKQRQMKKKEKKSTDGHSSESENENRQREVKVARPRNRAPREMIARNREGQRVETYDMLQEKNETAMQSKSNNELMELQG; encoded by the exons ATGTTCGTTTCGTCCCTACTCTGCGCTGCAACTCTTTTCAGCCTAGGTAGTCTAGGAGAAATAATTAGATGCGGGCAAAAAG AGGTTGACAGTCAAACAAGGCTCTTCTCTTTTAAACGGCAATCCATTACGAAGGCGGAAGTGATTGGTCCAGCTCTAGAGAACGAAGCAATAGAGATGGTCTTTCGCCTAACAAACACTTATAGCGTCATGGGACAAACACGGACTATCATTACCTCTTATCGCTGcttcaaagacaaaaacgaacTCTTCCAGCGACAGTTTCGCACTGCATCCTGCATAGCAGGCACCGTCAAGCTTAGATTTTATCGAGTtcagaaagaagacgccgGAAATTACACATGCGTCCTAAACGTCGTGCTAGCCAATCACTCTCTTAGCGCAACAATAAAGCTCGAAGTTCTACAGAAACCAGATGTGGAGGAAATTGACTTGCAGTTGAACAAGACGGTCAATTTGACCTGCTCGGGCTATCTGAACAACTCACCGGTAATATGGTATAAGGGAGAAATACGTCTTAACTGCACGAGTTACTGCTTTCAATTAACCCTTAAAAATGTTGCCTTTGACGACGCAGGCGAGTACCACTGTAAAAGAGTCAATACAGCGGCAGAAGTGTCCACGCTGAAAATGTTCTATGTCAAAGTATCAG ATAAGCCGGAGCTTCTTAATCTTACTTTTGGAAAAGAGGGCCTCGAGCTTGAAATCCGCGATAATTATTCGCCCACAACAGAAATACGGCTTTACTGCCACGTTCCAAAAAGGAATTTTCCTGTGATCGAAATTCCAAGCAGCTGCAGAAACCTAACGTGCTTTCTGCCAAAAGTTGTCGTtaggaaagaaatcgaaaatgTTATGACACACTCTCACCTTTGCCAAGAAGTGACATGCACAGTGCGagcgaaaaacaaaaacggactcagcgaagaaaaattgatgTCTTTCAAATTCTGGAACCGCGAAACTTGCCAATCTG AGGTCAACGAATCCACAACCACTGTGATCGTTCcgaaagacgaagattcTGGAACAACAGAATCTAcaacgaaagaaaacaaaggcCATCAATTACGGTggttgatttttcttcttcttccagttTTAGCcacttttgtctttttcacTTGCTCCTACAAGCAAAgacaaatgaaaaaaaaagaaaaaaaatccacCGACGGTCATTCTAGCGAGagtgaaaatgaaaacagGCAGCGCGAGGTTAAAGTCGCCCGTCCTCGTAACAGGGCGCCCCGAGAAATGATCGCGCGGAATAGGGAAGGCCAAAGAGTGGAAACATACGACAtgctgcaagaaaaaaacgaaactgCTATGCAATCTAAATCAAACAACGAATTAATGGAGCTGCAAGGCTAG
- the LOC136187711 gene encoding platelet-derived growth factor receptor alpha-like isoform X1: MYQNGECVAFGFDGRDFTWSVANCAIKVGYICKRVRKGSSALTALSPSLEPYDYLCPWDWELIGNRCFKRIDNLKTWRESLANCQGLRNGSLASIHSIKEQRDFSELFGADETWIGLNDIDNEGLYVWADGSSVAFSNWRTERKRSFFMNISNSCVAAKSGSWNARNCVRKMQSVCVARAVWDFDECELPSTCHLLAVCYNLIGSYQCRCMNGFFGDGLNCADLDECSRKEANNCHDYATCHNTFGSYQCRCMNGFFGDGLNCTDLDECSRNGTHCQDSQISQLAIILSVVVSFAFPIIIAVAVYVRCRSDRRRFADPLSLPDSESFKRLDEWEINHDDMYLLEKIGEGFFGVVHKAQLLHRPTSLCKTVRHPNSGRDGTEKNSFVACKMLKGRHQLEDDFLKEINLMKGIGRHQHIINMLACIAKSQPLCLIVEYCCHGDLLNFLRRGRHALDQSHSIVVDLELSSNSEERKQNEETEIEQERSTDNAKVVQKDNCEEKVESQNNENIALTFTTSDLLSFAWQIASGMDYLSGVGLVHRSSVRPVTLNASRRFGYYCSTVTPTNSRDSSRVISICLRLLPRCFFQNPLEATSQKQIGAMKLMQ, encoded by the exons ATGTATCAGAACGGTGAATGCGTTGCATTTGGATTTGACGGACGTGACTTCACTTGGTCTGTTGCCAATTGCGCTATCAAAGTTGGATACATCTGCAAAA GAGTTCGAAAGGGCTCAAGTGCTCTAACTGCTCTTAGCCCTTCTTTAGAGCCTTACG ACTACTTATGTCCGTGGGATTGGGAGCTGATTGGAAACCGGTGCTTCAAACGAATTGACAATTTGAAGACGTGGCGGGAGTCGTTGGCTAACTGCCAAGGCTTACGCAATGGCTCTCTTGCCAGCATCCATTCTATTAAAGAACAGCGCGATTTTTCTGAACTTTTCGGCGCAGACGAGACTTGGATTGGCCTAAATGACATTGACAACGAAGGCTTATACGTTTGGGCTGATGGTTCTTCCGTTGCTTTTTCGAATTGGAggacagaaagaaaaaggagttTTTTCATGAACATTTCGAACAGCTGTGTCGCTGCAAAAAGCGGTTCTTGGAACGCAAGGAATTGTGTGAGGAAGATGCAAAGTGTGTGCGTAGCGCGAGCAGTTTGGG ATTTTGATGAGTGTGAATTACCGTCTACTTGTCATTTATTGGCAGTTTGCTACAATTTAATTGGATCGTACCAGTGCAGGTGCATGAACGGGTTCTTTGGTGATGGACTCAACTGCGCAGATTTGGATGAGTGTAGCAGGAAGGAGGCGAACAATTGTCATGACTACGCAACGTGCCATAATACTTTTGGATCGTACCAGTGCAGGTGCATGAACGGGTTCTTTGGTGATGGACTCAACTGCACAGATTTGGATGAGTGTAGCAGGAACGGAACACATTGTCAAG ATTCGCAGATTTCACAACTTGCTATCATTTTGTCTGTCGTtgtctcctttgcctttccTATCATCATTGCTGTGGCTGTCTACGTCCGCTGCCGCAGTGATAGACGTCGCTTTGCTGATCCTCTGAGTTTGCCTGATTCCGAATCCTTCAAGAGACTCGATGAATGGGAAATCAATCACGACGACATGTATCTTCTGGAGAAAATTGGCGAAGgttttttcggcgtcgtccatAAAGCACAGCTCTTGCATAGGCCGACATCGCTTTGTAAGACCGTGCGTCATCCAAACAGTGGCAGAGACGGGACTGAAAAGAATTCCTTCGTTGCATGTAAAATGCTTAAGG GGAGGCATCAACTAGAGGACGATTTTCTGAAAGAAATCAATCTTATGAAGGGAATCGGTCGGCATCAACATATTATCAACATGCTTGCGTGCATAGCGAAAAGCCAGCCGTTGTGCTTGATTGTGGAATACTGCTGTCACGGCGATCTACTTAACTTCCTTAGGAGAGGAAGACACGCG TTGGATCAAAGTCACTCTATAGTCGTGGACTTGGAG ctgTCTTCCAATTCTGAAGAACGGAAACAGAACGAGGAGACGGAAATTGAGCAGGAGAGGAGCACAGACAACGCCAAGGTTGTCCAGAAGGATAATTGTGAGGAAAAAGTTGAAAGTCAAAATAATGAGAATATCGCGTTGACGTTTACGACTTCCGATCTTCTATCATTTGCCTGGCAAATTGCATCGGGAATG GATTATCTGAGTGGAGTGGGGCTAGTTCATCGCAGCTCAGTTCGTCCGGTCACTCTCAACGcctcgcgtcgtttcggctACTACTGTTCGACTGTGACTCCTACTAACTCACGCGACAGCTCACGTGTTATTTCGATTTGTTTGCGATTGCTTCCACGGTGCTTCTTTCAAAACCCCTTAGAAGCTACTTCACAAAAACAGATAGGCGCGATGAAGCTCATGCAATAG
- the LOC136187711 gene encoding platelet-derived growth factor receptor alpha-like isoform X2 → MYQNGECVAFGFDGRDFTWSVANCAIKVGYICKNYLCPWDWELIGNRCFKRIDNLKTWRESLANCQGLRNGSLASIHSIKEQRDFSELFGADETWIGLNDIDNEGLYVWADGSSVAFSNWRTERKRSFFMNISNSCVAAKSGSWNARNCVRKMQSVCVARAVWDFDECELPSTCHLLAVCYNLIGSYQCRCMNGFFGDGLNCADLDECSRKEANNCHDYATCHNTFGSYQCRCMNGFFGDGLNCTDLDECSRNGTHCQDSQISQLAIILSVVVSFAFPIIIAVAVYVRCRSDRRRFADPLSLPDSESFKRLDEWEINHDDMYLLEKIGEGFFGVVHKAQLLHRPTSLCKTVRHPNSGRDGTEKNSFVACKMLKGRHQLEDDFLKEINLMKGIGRHQHIINMLACIAKSQPLCLIVEYCCHGDLLNFLRRGRHALDQSHSIVVDLELSSNSEERKQNEETEIEQERSTDNAKVVQKDNCEEKVESQNNENIALTFTTSDLLSFAWQIASGMDYLSGVGLVHRSSVRPVTLNASRRFGYYCSTVTPTNSRDSSRVISICLRLLPRCFFQNPLEATSQKQIGAMKLMQ, encoded by the exons ATGTATCAGAACGGTGAATGCGTTGCATTTGGATTTGACGGACGTGACTTCACTTGGTCTGTTGCCAATTGCGCTATCAAAGTTGGATACATCTGCAAAA ACTACTTATGTCCGTGGGATTGGGAGCTGATTGGAAACCGGTGCTTCAAACGAATTGACAATTTGAAGACGTGGCGGGAGTCGTTGGCTAACTGCCAAGGCTTACGCAATGGCTCTCTTGCCAGCATCCATTCTATTAAAGAACAGCGCGATTTTTCTGAACTTTTCGGCGCAGACGAGACTTGGATTGGCCTAAATGACATTGACAACGAAGGCTTATACGTTTGGGCTGATGGTTCTTCCGTTGCTTTTTCGAATTGGAggacagaaagaaaaaggagttTTTTCATGAACATTTCGAACAGCTGTGTCGCTGCAAAAAGCGGTTCTTGGAACGCAAGGAATTGTGTGAGGAAGATGCAAAGTGTGTGCGTAGCGCGAGCAGTTTGGG ATTTTGATGAGTGTGAATTACCGTCTACTTGTCATTTATTGGCAGTTTGCTACAATTTAATTGGATCGTACCAGTGCAGGTGCATGAACGGGTTCTTTGGTGATGGACTCAACTGCGCAGATTTGGATGAGTGTAGCAGGAAGGAGGCGAACAATTGTCATGACTACGCAACGTGCCATAATACTTTTGGATCGTACCAGTGCAGGTGCATGAACGGGTTCTTTGGTGATGGACTCAACTGCACAGATTTGGATGAGTGTAGCAGGAACGGAACACATTGTCAAG ATTCGCAGATTTCACAACTTGCTATCATTTTGTCTGTCGTtgtctcctttgcctttccTATCATCATTGCTGTGGCTGTCTACGTCCGCTGCCGCAGTGATAGACGTCGCTTTGCTGATCCTCTGAGTTTGCCTGATTCCGAATCCTTCAAGAGACTCGATGAATGGGAAATCAATCACGACGACATGTATCTTCTGGAGAAAATTGGCGAAGgttttttcggcgtcgtccatAAAGCACAGCTCTTGCATAGGCCGACATCGCTTTGTAAGACCGTGCGTCATCCAAACAGTGGCAGAGACGGGACTGAAAAGAATTCCTTCGTTGCATGTAAAATGCTTAAGG GGAGGCATCAACTAGAGGACGATTTTCTGAAAGAAATCAATCTTATGAAGGGAATCGGTCGGCATCAACATATTATCAACATGCTTGCGTGCATAGCGAAAAGCCAGCCGTTGTGCTTGATTGTGGAATACTGCTGTCACGGCGATCTACTTAACTTCCTTAGGAGAGGAAGACACGCG TTGGATCAAAGTCACTCTATAGTCGTGGACTTGGAG ctgTCTTCCAATTCTGAAGAACGGAAACAGAACGAGGAGACGGAAATTGAGCAGGAGAGGAGCACAGACAACGCCAAGGTTGTCCAGAAGGATAATTGTGAGGAAAAAGTTGAAAGTCAAAATAATGAGAATATCGCGTTGACGTTTACGACTTCCGATCTTCTATCATTTGCCTGGCAAATTGCATCGGGAATG GATTATCTGAGTGGAGTGGGGCTAGTTCATCGCAGCTCAGTTCGTCCGGTCACTCTCAACGcctcgcgtcgtttcggctACTACTGTTCGACTGTGACTCCTACTAACTCACGCGACAGCTCACGTGTTATTTCGATTTGTTTGCGATTGCTTCCACGGTGCTTCTTTCAAAACCCCTTAGAAGCTACTTCACAAAAACAGATAGGCGCGATGAAGCTCATGCAATAG